The nucleotide window GGTGAACTTTCCAGTTGACACCCCAGAAGCTGGTTGTTGTCTGCATTGAGAATGGCTACGCCGTCCCCTCCATTGCCCAGTTTGGAGTTTCCTGTGGCGGATGTGCCAATGAAATTGCCACTGAGCGTGTTTTTTGATGCTTCGTTGCGGATCAATACACCATTGCCTCTGTTTCCAGAGATCAGATTGCCGAGGGGTGGTGGTGTCGTGTTCCCTTGGGTGGGGTCATTGCCTCCGCTCAAGGTGCCACCGATGAGATTTCGATTGCTGGAATCGATCAAGATGCCGTTTTCCCCATTGGCCAATGCAGTGGTGCCCTCGGCGTTGGTGCCGATTCGGTTTTGAGCGATGGTGTTGTTCGTTTCAACGGCTGTGCTCGAGCCGAGGATGGCAATGCCATTGCCTCCATTGCCGCTGATCAGATTGCTTGGATCCAGAACGAAGCTGGTCTCTGATGACCAGGTTGCTTCGCTGCCATTGGAGGCCACATAGGCACCGGTCATCACATCGCCGGCTACAGAGGTTGGTATCGTCACGCCGCCGGACTGATTGTTGTAGTTGACCTCGGTCCAACGCTTCTCCCCGAATCCTCCATCGGCAGTGCGCTGCACAGTCATCAGATAGCCGTTGAGTGGATCACCGGTGGTGACATCGAAGGCGACGGTCGCCAGCGTGAATGTGTTGTCGCTGCTGTTGTAGCTGATGCCATCGGCATGGCTGGCGATGTTCCCCAGCGTCTCGTTATTCACATCCCAGCTGGTCCATTCGGTCAGGCTGTTGTCGCTTGGGCTGTAATACACGAGATAGCCATGGGCCACACCGTCGGGTTCGCCATCGAGGCTGTAAGAGCCAGTGATCGCGAATCGATCGTCGTTGACCTTGGCAATGCCATACGCGGTTGTGGATTTGGAGCCGGGGTAGACGATGTCGGCAATCGACATGCCGCTGCTCACCTCGTAGATGAAGGCTTTCCCAGCACCGATGATTGGCTGATCGGTGTCTGGAATGGTTTTGGTGTCATCCCAGTTGCCAACGACCAAGCCTTCCTGGGTGCTGTGAAAAAACGTCCACTTTGCCCCGGGATACTGGTACTCGATGAATCCCTCTGTGGTTCCATTGGCCTGATCAATGGCGCCTGTGTAGATGAACGCAGATGTGTCGTTAGGGGGAATGTCGCCACTGCTGTTGTATGCACCTACCACGCGAACCGTGTTGGCATCCAGCTGTTCCGGTCCATAGCAACTGGTGATGGAGCGATCGCTGCCACCGAAGGCGTTGGCAGCATTGACGCTGTTCCAGGGGCCATTGCCATTGGCGGCACCAAGACGCACCACGCCGATGCTCTGGCTCGCGTTGCCCTCTGTGCCAGTTCCGCAGAGGATGTAAGGCTCCGTCCCGTTGTTGGTATCGCGGATGCCCTGGATCGCGTTGATGTCGTAATCCTCTGCTTCAGAAAGGTCATTCCAGGTGGTGTTATTGCCTGGCGTGATGCTGCCGATCAGGTTGCTTGTTGAGCTGGCCGTGATCGTGATGCCATTCCCTTCGTTGCCAATGGCATTTAGGCCGTCGAGATCAACACCGATGTAATTGTTCTGAACTGTGTTGCTGGAACTGATCAGCGTCAGGCCTGCTGCCGATGCACCAACTAGGGAAAGGCCAATCAGTGATGATCCATCACTCCCTGCAGCAAAGCTGATTCCCCGGTTGCCGGAGAAATCAAGTTGAATGATTGGTTTCGTCTGACCGGATGACAGACCATTGATGCTCAGAGTGTCGGAAATATCAGGTAGTGCCTTCGACAAGGTGATGACACCACTTAATCCTTCGGCAAACGTGATGCTGTCAGCACAATTGTTAGCGTTTGCTCGCTCTATGGCGTCTCGTAAGCTGCCACTACCACTGTCGTTAAGGTTGTTGACAATGAAATTAGCCATCAAATTTCTGTCAATGTTGATTCGTAAAAGGCTGCAATTGAATTATCGTTTGCAATCTTTTTCTACCTTAATTTGCTTTATTGTCTCAGCATTTGGATTTCATATTGTCTTCTTGATTTGGATTCGTTCAGTGTCTTTTAGTGAGGATCTTTAGTAGATCTCATCGTCTTTTGATGGTGGTCGAAGGGTTTTGTGATAGGGCTTTGGATGCGTTGTTTCTTTGCTATCGCTTCGCAATGGCACTCTCGCTGGCGTTGCGCTCAATGCATCAAGGGATGCAGTTGCTGCCTGCCGCTGCAAGATGGTCATGGGTGACGCTTCGGATGTGCGCTTCTGCGTGTTCTGATCAGATCGGAGGCCGGTGATGGAGGAATGGACCGACGCATTCATCAGCTCTGCCCAGCAGGAGCTGGCGGCGATGGTGAAAGATTGGCAGTACGACTATGGAGCCAGCGACGACGAGTGTGCTGCCATGCTTCTGTGGATGGTGCTGCGCCTCAAACCCGATCTCAACCTTGATCCTCAGGCCTTCTCTGCGGCTGCCGAATCAGCAACAGAAGACCGGAGCCGGTGACCAGGATCGTGAGTGTGCCGGATAGGCCGGCTGCAGATGGACTTCATCGATGTTCATCTCCAGCAGCCGGCAGCGGCTCTGGTCCGCGGTGTTGCATGGATTCAGCTTGACTGGAGCGAGGGATCGTGGCCAGGAGCCAGTCGCATTGAATTCTGGGGGCAGGCTGATATCCATCGCGCGCGCGCTTGGTGTTGTTCTGGCCCTTGGCCTCGAAGCAGCATCTGCATCGGCTGACAAGGTCACGATCCGCAGCTGCGATGAAGGCGATACCTGCCAAACCACCGCAGGCGAACGCATCAGGCTCGCCTGTATTGATGCTCCGCAAAGGAAGGAGATGCCTCGATTTCGTGCGACATCGATGCAGGCCTACGCGTACGACAACACGGATGCCGATGCATCCCGCGATCACCTCAACACGCTGGTGAAAGGCCAGTCTGTCGTCATCAGACGGATCAACACGGATCGCGACGGCCTCACTATTGCTGAGCTGTTTGTGAACGGCATCAATGTTCAGCAGGACATGGTGGCGGCAGGCCATGCGGTGATCTCACGGCCGATGTGCTTACGATCGATGCCCTGAAGACAGCTGTTATGGAACCCATCACCTGGCTTGTGATCACCTGGGCGACCTATGGCGCTCACCGAACCACTGCTGCCATGGAGAAGATTCCCCAGGCATCCATGGAACAGTGTTCAGAGAATGCCAAACGCATCATTGAATGGCAGCCCAAGGCGAGTGCCAAGTGCATTGAGGGTGTTCGCGGCATTTGATTGTCCTGGCGGCTGCCAGTGCAATGCTCCTTGTCGGTTTTTAGATGTACTGGTTAGGAAAACAAATAGTGCTTGTGATGGATCTCACTCATGCGGGTGATCGCTCTCATCAGAACTGACGCGTGAATCAGTGAGGGTGTGGATATCGCCAATCAGTGGCGACTCACTTACCTTCTCTGACTATGCATGTTCCACTTAAAATTATTTCTGCTTTCACAATCCTTAGTTCCACCCTTTTCGGTGCGACAGCTGCTTCAGCTCATCCGCACCATACACATCGGGTCCGTGTTGGCTATCCCAGGAGATGTACTCGTTGCACAACACTTATTCGTGCCCAGTATCCTTCAGCTCCTTGTCATGTTCATGATCAAAGTCCATTGTGGCTGAGATCATCATTGTTGCTGTGGCCATCTTCAAGACTGCACTACCGGTCGGTCACGCGTATCCGTGTGAGTAGCCACAGTCACTAGCCATGATTGTTCTTTGTGCATTGGTACCACTGATGATGACCATTGTGGTGATTGAGGTGTTTGGTCATTGATCTCGTGCAACCGAGCTCTGTGTTGCTTCTGTCAGACCCAGCGCTCGGACGTCGCTTTGAGGTTCTTCTGTTCGGTGGTCGAATGTGTCGGTGCTTCGATGGCCCTCTGTTCAACAATGGTGAGTCGAGGCCATCTGCCCCCTGGGGCCGATGCTGATCAGGATATTCTTCAACATGGCGCGGATAACGTGGTTGGACCGTGTTCGATGCAGTGTTCTCGATTGATACGCCAGGCCAGTTTTTGCCAACAGGTGTTTGATCGGCTATCAAATCCCTATGCGGCATCATTTCGAGCTGTTCAGGGTGATCATCAACCGACGGGTGCTCGCTGGGGGGCTGGTCACGGTTTTTGTGCTTTCCGATGCTTGCTTTGGAGCTGGCTCCAGGGGATCCAGCCAGGATTTTGAGGAGTGTGTGCTTCAGTCATCGGTTTTACCTGAAGCAGAGATCCGTTGGCACTTGCCACGGCAACCCGGTGCACCGCTTGGGCTCTGGCGGGGGGACTTGACCCAGGCGGGCCAGCGCAAGGCTGAACTCACCGCATCACGTTTTCAGGGCTATGGATCGGCGATCTGGAATCATGCGGGCGATACCGGACGAGCGGAGTACCTGATCCCTTTCATTGGCCCAAATCCGGCCAGAAGCGTTGGAGCCGCATCCGGCATTGACGGTTTTCTCTTCACTGGGCTTGGTTCTGATCTTTATTACGGCCGTGAGCGCAACAATCTGCCCCTGATTCGGGCTGCTGAGGGCGTCTGGAAGGTGAAATTAGGCTGCCGTCGATTTCTGATGTACAACAGGTAATTGCTATTGCTCAGATATTCACAAAAAGCTTTGATTTGCTTGCTTGCTTCTTCACAACTCGTTGTTTTTCGATTGCGAATATTGTTCTGAATCTTGCTAATCTTTTCCTGAACGGTTGCCTTGTTTGTGCTGGCGCTGTTTAAATCTTTAACAGTCTGAGCAATCTTTGCCTCAGATTGATTGAGAAAATGTCCTCTCTTTCCTCGATTTTCAATCATGGCTGCAGTCATTCCTGGCCTTTCTCTGTCTAAAATTGAGGAGGTCATCAGTACTCTGGGCCTGGAACCCCTGGATCCTGCTGTTCTTCAAGAGTTGCTTGACAAAGTTCAGGCTATTGAGAATCAGGTTAATGGTGAGTTTTTTAATGCTTCACCTGTTGGCGTAGAGAATGAATTGGTTCGAGTTATTGTTGAGAATTTTGTTCAGGGTCGAGACATAATTGTGGAGCCCTTTTTTATAGTCGACGAAGGGGAGGAGTTTCGCTTAAATGGTTCAATCTTCTCTCCAATTGTTCTGAATCAAGGGACAATTTTTGATGATGGTTTGTTGGGAGATAACATTTTCTCCGGCTTCCTCAGCAATGAAGGTGTCATCGATTTTGTATCTGGTCAGGTTGATATCCTTGCGATCACAGGTGGTTTGGCGAATGGCGGCCTTCTGAGTACTGGTTTCGGTACAGACCTGGTCAGCGGAACAGCAACAGGGTCGATCCGTGTTGATGGCATTTTGAATGAAGGTCTGCTGACAACCGGCGTTGGAGGCGATCAGATTATCGGTAATGCATTGGGTCTTCGCGATGTCACTGGCATTGAAAATAGCGGTGGTGGTGAAATCATCACAGGTCGTGGTGATGACCTGATTGATGGTGAAGCAGCCGGAACCGATGGTGTTGTTGGAATCAATAATGACAACTCCGCCGTGATTCGTACAGGCTTAGGTGAAGATCAGATTATCGGCTTTGCTGACGATTTGACCGGTTTGGCGGAATCTGGCGAGATGAGCGGCATCCTCAATCGTGGTAACTCCTTGATTGATGCCGGTGTTGGTGAAGATATCATCGAGGGGGTGGCTGTTGTGAATGCTGTGACTGATTCCGGTCGGATTGCAGGTATCACTAATCAAATCTCTCTCATCAAGCTTGGTTCCGGTGAAGATGGTCTGTTTGGTGAGGCACTGGCTGCTGGCGCGACATCGGCCTCAGGAGTGATCAGCTTGCAGGGAGAGATTGACGCAGGAGCTGGGGAAGATTTTGTGTTTGGTCTAGGTGAATCTCAAGGCGGGCAACAGGTTTCTGGGGTCGCTCTTGTGTCATCAAGACTTCGATTGGGTAGCGGAGAAGATGCGATCCAAGGTCTCGCTTCTGGAGGCCTCATTAATGCTGGTGTTTTTGTTGATCAAAACAGTGTGATCAATGCTGGAACTGGTGAAGACTCTCTCTTGGGATGGGGTTTGTCCACTGAAGACAATTCTGCAATCACGAACTTTGGCTTGATCAAAATGGGTCGTGGCAGCGACCTCGTTGATGCCTCCTTCGGAGGCTTCAATGGCGACGGACTGACGAAGTTAGGGGCTGGTGACGACCAACTTCTCGGTTTTGGTACGGGCTTCTTTAATGGTGGTCGTGGCCTTGACACTCTTCAATTGGGTGAAGGAGAGTATCTCTTTGATTCCGCTGCTGGCACACTGGTTTCCGCTGGCATCACAATGAACCTGGCCAATATTGAGCAGGTTGGCGGTTTCGCTGACACTCAATTCCTGCTTCTGCAAGACGGAACTTACATCGTTAACGCAGAGAATCAAATTCAGTTTGTCTGAGCTTGTTTTTGGCTTCTAACGGACTGTTTATTCAGCTTTGCAAGCCCGCTTCGGCGGGCTTTTTTGATGGTTTTCTTTTCTCGGTTGGCTGTCGACACAACAACGCACTTCAGCCATGACTTGAGCCACTGGTGAACAATTGGCATGAAGCGCTTTGTGTAGTGTGCGGGGGACAGATGTTCCCATCTTTGAACACTCCGGCACTCTCTATGTGGTGTCGTGAGTCTTGTCACTTTTGAGTGGTCCGCGATGAGCTGACCTGAATTGGCCAGCGTTTTCGTGTTTCTAGCTAGCGGCAGTGTTGGCTCTTGCTTTGTGTGCTGTTTTGTTGTTCCTGGTCGATCAAAGGTCGTGATGTTTGGGCTGCTTTCTCTAAGTTCATCAACGATCGCGTCGTGATCAGAACTTCATTGAAACAGAGCTGTAGATAATGATACGACTAGAACAGCTTGCTTCAATCAGTCGTGTACATGTCCCCTCGGTTGTCGTGACGAGACGACCTCAGCAATGCAATCTCCATGGGTTAGACCAATGCTCAATGACTCTCTTTGAGCTCTACTGTTCGCCAACGCACGACTCAGCTTGTTGGAATTAACGACGCTCTGGACGTTCAGTGTTTGAGCGATGCCAACAACGCTCCTGTAGACACGCAAAAAAAAACCCCCGTTGCAAGCAACGGGGGTTGGAATCACTTCAAAGACAGATCAGATGAGAACGTCAACGAAGTCGAAATCGGTCGCGACATTGAAATTGCCAATCGTTGTGGCAATCAGGTCACCATTCTGTGTGATGGTGTTGTTGTTGGAGAAGTTGTAATCGCCAAACGCACCACTGAGCTGGATGGTATCCACTCCGGTCTCGAAGTCGAGAATCTGAGCGAAGCCAATGCCTTCGTAGAAGACCTGATCGGCAGAACCGAGAACGAAGAGGTCTTCACCGATGCCACCAGTGAGTTGATCGAAATCATTGGCGCCGAAGTCAGTACCAACGCCATTGATCACGTCGTTGCCTTCGCCACCGAAGAGGCTGTCGTTGCCAACGCCACCGACGAGGTTGTCAGCACCTGCATCGCCATTGATCTCGTCGGCGCCTGCACCACCCGTGAGGATGTCTGCACCACCGCGACCGTTGAGGACGTCGTTTCCATCCTCACCAGCGATGATGTTGGAACCATCGTCACCACTGAGGGTGTCGGCGACGTCAGTACCCACCACATTGTCGAAGTTGAAGACTTCGAAGTTGATTGGATCAACCGCAGGCAGGTTGACGTTCACTGTCAGAGAATTGGCAGCAAGATCAACAGCAAGAGAGGCGGTCGCTCCACCGGGAACTTCGCCATCGATGGTGTTGACCTGTGTTGCATCAGCAACGATCCGCTCAACGTTCGTGAAGTTGTCTTCACCAAGACCGCCGAGGACTCCACCCTTACGGACGAAGCCTGTTGCAGCGAGAGTCACGCCTGCACCCAGACCGGTGTAGTCGATGGTGTCGGTACCACCAGATCCGTTGAAGACGTCGTTGCCTGCACTGCCACCAAAGACGTTGTCGTTGTCGTTGCCTTTGATGTTGTCGGTGTTGTCGGTACCGTCAACATTGTCGAAGTTTTCAACGTTGAAGGTAAAAGGCCCAACACCTGGTGTGCTGATGTTGACTGTCAGCAGCTCTTGGGAGAGGTCAACGACAAATGAGCCGTTGCCAGCAGCGTTCAGTTCACCATCGATGGTGTTGGTGAAGTTCGCATCACCAATGATGGTTTGAATGTTGGCAATGGTGTCGTTTCCGAGTGATCCAATGCCAGCAGCATCAACAACGCCTTTGGCGATATCTCCGCTTCCACCCAGGGTTACAGCACCACCGAAATTGCTGTAATCAAGTGTGTTGACACCACCAGCTCCGTCGTAAGCGTCGTTGCCGGTCGTTCCGAAGAAGACGTTGTCGGTGGCACTTCCAGTGATGAAGTCACTGTTGAAGCTGCCTCTCACATCGTCGAAGTTTGCAACGTCGAAGAACAGAGGACCAACATTGGGGGTGAACAAGGCAACTTCGAGAGTGCCTGCTCCAAGGTCTGCAGAAATCTGTGAGATTTCTCCAAAAGCTGCATCAATTGTGTTGGTCTGACCTGCATCAGCGACGACCTCATTGATTGACCTCAGAAGGTCAAGTCCGAGATCTCCTTTGTCGACGAGACCAGTTGCATTCAGGGTGATGTCAGTATCAAGTCCGCTGTAATCAGCGGTATCAAAACCGTCGCCACCATCAAGAAGGTCGAATCCTGAGGAACCGGTGAAAACGTTGTTGTTGTCGTTACCAACAATCAAGTCACTGTTGTCAGTACCCACCACGTTGTCGAAGTTGACAACTTGGAAGTTGAAGGGGCCCACATTGGTTGTGTTGACATTAACTGTCAGTGTCTCTTCGGCGAGGTTAACGACGAATGAGCCGTTGCCTGCAGCGTTCAGTTGACCATCAATGGTGTTGGTGAAGTTCGCATTACCAATGATCTTTTCGATCGTGTTGGTGAATGGTGCCGTGCTTTCGCCGACCAGTTGGTCGTTTCCGAGTGATCCGACGCCAGCAGCATCAACAACGCCTTTGGCGATATCTCCACTGCCACCCAGGGTTACAGCGCCACCGAGATTGCTGTAATCGAGGGTATCGTTACGGCCACCACCGTTAATCCTGTCGTTACCAGTACTGCCGAAGATGGTGTCATTACCGGCATTACCTAACAGAGTGTCGTCACCAGTACCACCATCGATGAGGTCAGCGCCATTTCTTCCAGTGATGAAATCGTTACCAATACCACCACTCAAGACGTCAGCATTGCCGCCGCCATCAATCTTGTCGTTACCTTCACCACCCAAAACGATGTCATTTCCGCTGTCACCTCTCAGAGTGTCGTTACCGGCACCACCATCAACATTATCGTTGCCCTTACGAGCAAAGATGATGTCGTCTCCACCTTCACCAGCCAAAAAGTTAGCGGAATCCGAACCTCTGATGATGTCAGCAGCTCCGGTACCGATAACATCGCTGAAGTTTTGAAGAGCGAAGTCGAGAGGCCCAACTGTTGGTGTGCTGATATCGACGATCAGTGACTGGAAGCCTTCTGCATCTTCACGAAGATCAATATTGAAGGAACTATTTGTATTTAAGGGATTAACATTGAGTTGACCGCTGATGGTGTTTGTGAACTCCTCGTTACCAATGATGGTTTCGATGGAATTGACAATTGGATCGGCTGGTGTGCCAGCACCGGTGCCTATAAGCAGATCGTTTCCGAGGGATCCAATGCCGTTAGCATCAACAACGCCTTTGGCGATATCTCCGCTTCCGCCAAGGGTGAGGGCGCCTTCTAGTTCGCTGTAATCAACTGTGTCGTTACCACCCAAGCCACTAATAGTGTCATCACCAGTGCTTCCGGTGAAATCATTGTCGTCATCGTTGCCGATGATCGAGTCATTATTGACAGTTCCGACGACATTGTCGAAATTCTGAATGTCGAAGCTAACAGGACCACTGAAGAATGGATTGGCGACAATTGGTGTGATTGTTAAAATTCCAAATCCCGCTGCAGTTCCACCAGCACCAAGATTTACATCGAATCTTGCATTACCTGCGGAATTCAGCTCACCATCAATTGTGTTGGTGAAGCTTCCATCAGCGATAATTCGTTCGATGTTAAGGATCTGATCTTGACCAAGCTCATCCTTAACGATGCTGCCGCTTCCACCCAAAGTGACAGCTGCACCTAGATCAGAATAATCAAGGGTGTCAAAACCAAGACCACCGTTGTAGAAATCAAATTCTCCGGATCCGAAGAAAGTATTGGCCCCATCACTGCCAATAATGGTGTCGCTGTTGTCGGTACCGCGAACGTTTTCGAAGTTTTCAATATCGAACGTCAGCTGCCCGCTCTCAGGAATAAACGGCAGTAAAGGATCGATGAAATTGATTTGAAGGATTCCTGAGTTAGCCGTTACGCCTCCACTACCCAGATTGACGTTAATAAACGCCTTATTGGGAACGTCAGTAGCAGCATTAATCAGATCGTTAGTGCTGCCGGCACTACCAACAATTTTCTCGATGTTGAAGAGTTGGCTAGTGGAAGTGACGCCGAAGGGCCCATCAAATTCGATCGTGCCACCAGCGTTAAGGGTGACTTTGCTGTCTAAGTTGTCCTTAACTGCACTGAAATCAACAGTGTCAAAACCTTCGCCACCGTCGAAGAAATCATTGCCCAAGCTTCCACCAAAGGTGTTAGCGACGTCGCTACCAACGATGACATCA belongs to Synechococcus sp. WH 7805 and includes:
- a CDS encoding thermonuclease family protein, which encodes MFISSSRQRLWSAVLHGFSLTGARDRGQEPVALNSGGRLISIARALGVVLALGLEAASASADKVTIRSCDEGDTCQTTAGERIRLACIDAPQRKEMPRFRATSMQAYAYDNTDADASRDHLNTLVKGQSVVIRRINTDRDGLTIAELFVNGINVQQDMVAAGHAVISRPMCLRSMP
- a CDS encoding calcium-binding protein, with product MARLPPPFTTADLVPSIQTIVGDSTQVNTISGVGSSNGAFDINLLLPTADNFTVNIVSGTLAPASQSFRVENFSNVIGTVNNDVIIGSLGDNVISGSEGFDELDGSVGNDTLDYSDLAADINIGNFQTITIANPDALTVGLIPTITVDTALAFKDFGMVTEADGFSNFETIVGSDSGTNTIDGTLDEQLSNVYDVDLSQGLLTVGDINDPEGDRTFNVVNFTDVIGTVNDDVIVGSDVANTFGGSLGNDFFDGGEGFDTVDFSAVKDNLDSKVTLNAGGTIEFDGPFGVTSTSQLFNIEKIVGSAGSTNDLINAATDVPNKAFINVNLGSGGVTANSGILQINFIDPLLPFIPESGQLTFDIENFENVRGTDNSDTIIGSDGANTFFGSGEFDFYNGGLGFDTLDYSDLGAAVTLGGSGSIVKDELGQDQILNIERIIADGSFTNTIDGELNSAGNARFDVNLGAGGTAAGFGILTITPIVANPFFSGPVSFDIQNFDNVVGTVNNDSIIGNDDDNDFTGSTGDDTISGLGGNDTVDYSELEGALTLGGSGDIAKGVVDANGIGSLGNDLLIGTGAGTPADPIVNSIETIIGNEEFTNTISGQLNVNPLNTNSSFNIDLREDAEGFQSLIVDISTPTVGPLDFALQNFSDVIGTGAADIIRGSDSANFLAGEGGDDIIFARKGNDNVDGGAGNDTLRGDSGNDIVLGGEGNDKIDGGGNADVLSGGIGNDFITGRNGADLIDGGTGDDTLLGNAGNDTIFGSTGNDRINGGGRNDTLDYSNLGGAVTLGGSGDIAKGVVDAAGVGSLGNDQLVGESTAPFTNTIEKIIGNANFTNTIDGQLNAAGNGSFVVNLAEETLTVNVNTTNVGPFNFQVVNFDNVVGTDNSDLIVGNDNNNVFTGSSGFDLLDGGDGFDTADYSGLDTDITLNATGLVDKGDLGLDLLRSINEVVADAGQTNTIDAAFGEISQISADLGAGTLEVALFTPNVGPLFFDVANFDDVRGSFNSDFITGSATDNVFFGTTGNDAYDGAGGVNTLDYSNFGGAVTLGGSGDIAKGVVDAAGIGSLGNDTIANIQTIIGDANFTNTIDGELNAAGNGSFVVDLSQELLTVNISTPGVGPFTFNVENFDNVDGTDNTDNIKGNDNDNVFGGSAGNDVFNGSGGTDTIDYTGLGAGVTLAATGFVRKGGVLGGLGEDNFTNVERIVADATQVNTIDGEVPGGATASLAVDLAANSLTVNVNLPAVDPINFEVFNFDNVVGTDVADTLSGDDGSNIIAGEDGNDVLNGRGGADILTGGAGADEINGDAGADNLVGGVGNDSLFGGEGNDVINGVGTDFGANDFDQLTGGIGEDLFVLGSADQVFYEGIGFAQILDFETGVDTIQLSGAFGDYNFSNNNTITQNGDLIATTIGNFNVATDFDFVDVLI